The following proteins are encoded in a genomic region of Desulfosporosinus youngiae DSM 17734:
- the yqeB gene encoding selenium-dependent molybdenum cofactor biosynthesis protein YqeB — translation MNKIHMNGPVVLIRGAGEQASGVGWALAKAGFRVVMTEVANPLMVRWPVCFGTAIEEGRWQVEGITACRAESAASDCQAAWQAGEIPVLVDPNLEMLSVVKPLILVDAIMAKKNLGTKRGMAPMTIGLGPGFTAGDDVDIVIETNRGHNLGRIIYSGSAQPNTGIPGEIKGISKDRVVYSTKTGVFRAKRDIGDQVLAGDCLGEIDDGIQTANVVTLIDGVLRGLLRTNTPISANVKIGDIDPRGQEEYCWTISEKARALGAAVLLSILESGLISPLRGNE, via the coding sequence CTTCGGGAGTAGGCTGGGCTTTGGCTAAAGCCGGTTTTCGAGTGGTGATGACGGAAGTAGCAAACCCCCTAATGGTTCGCTGGCCGGTATGTTTTGGGACGGCCATTGAAGAAGGCCGGTGGCAAGTTGAAGGAATCACGGCATGCCGTGCAGAGTCAGCGGCTTCAGATTGTCAAGCTGCCTGGCAGGCAGGGGAAATTCCAGTCTTAGTCGACCCTAATCTTGAAATGTTATCCGTAGTGAAACCTTTGATATTGGTCGATGCCATCATGGCCAAGAAAAACTTAGGAACGAAGCGGGGGATGGCCCCGATGACGATTGGCTTGGGACCGGGTTTTACAGCAGGCGATGATGTGGATATCGTCATAGAAACTAACCGCGGTCATAATCTGGGCAGGATTATTTATTCGGGATCGGCTCAACCCAATACAGGTATTCCGGGCGAGATCAAGGGTATTTCTAAAGATCGGGTTGTTTATTCTACCAAGACGGGGGTCTTTCGAGCAAAGCGAGATATCGGAGACCAGGTTTTAGCAGGAGATTGTCTGGGAGAAATCGATGATGGCATACAGACTGCAAATGTCGTAACCCTGATTGATGGTGTTTTAAGAGGGTTATTAAGGACAAATACCCCTATTTCTGCAAATGTCAAGATTGGGGATATTGATCCTCGTGGGCAAGAAGAGTATTGTTGGACGATTTCTGAGAAAGCACGTGCTCTTGGGGCCGCAGTTTTATTAAGTATTCTGGAATCCGGTCTGATTAGTCCCCTGAGGGGCAATGAATAG
- a CDS encoding xanthine dehydrogenase family protein molybdopterin-binding subunit: protein MAEVEVDTETGIVRVLKVVAVHDVGKALNQTQVEGQIAGGVTQGIGHALLEDLELHEGRIKNPALSSYLIPTALDVPDIEAFFVEDPECTGPFGAKGLGERAMLPTVAAIINVIDDAVGVRITSLPATPEKILEGLAEKKEVTSTNSEGRR, encoded by the coding sequence ATGGCTGAAGTTGAAGTAGATACTGAGACCGGTATAGTCCGAGTTCTCAAAGTGGTTGCAGTTCATGACGTAGGAAAAGCCCTGAATCAAACTCAAGTGGAAGGGCAGATCGCTGGCGGAGTAACCCAGGGAATAGGGCATGCTTTACTTGAGGACCTGGAATTACACGAGGGCAGGATCAAGAATCCGGCGCTTTCCAGTTATTTGATTCCCACGGCCTTAGATGTGCCTGACATAGAAGCTTTTTTTGTGGAAGATCCGGAATGCACCGGTCCTTTTGGTGCTAAGGGACTCGGCGAACGCGCGATGCTTCCGACCGTTGCGGCTATCATCAATGTTATTGATGATGCTGTGGGAGTGAGAATTACATCTTTGCCAGCGACGCCGGAAAAGATTCTGGAAGGGTTAGCAGAGAAGAAGGAGGTGACCAGTACCAACTCAGAGGGTAGGCGATAG